In Rhinoraja longicauda isolate Sanriku21f chromosome 16, sRhiLon1.1, whole genome shotgun sequence, the genomic stretch CCTGCAAACAGTCGGGGTTGGAGGAAGCAAAGTCTTTCCATTCTTCCAGTGAGTAGTGTTTGTGGATGGCAGTGAACAGCGAGaactgtgggggagagagggaaggggagagagcgagcagggagagagagggagggggagagagagggagggggggagagagggagggggagagagggagggggagagagagggagggggagagagggagggggagagagggagggggagagagggagggggagagagggagggggagagagggagggggagagagggaggggggagagagggagggggagagagggagggggagagagggagggggagagagggagggggagagagggaggggggagagagggagggggagagagggagggggagagagggagggggagagagggaggggagagagggagggggagagagggagggggagagagggagggggagagagggagggggagagagggagggggagagagggagggggagagagggagggggagagagggagaggggagagagggagagggggggagggagagggggggagggggggagagggagggggagagagggaggggggagagagggagggggagagagggagggggagagaggggaggggggagagaggggagggggagagagggagggggagagagggaggggggagagagggaggggggagggggagagagggagggggagagaggggagggggagagaggggagggggagagaggggagggggagagaggggagggggagagaggggagggggagagaggggagggggagagaggggagggagagagaggggagggggagagggagagagggggagagaggggagggggagagagggaggggggagagagggagggggggagaacagcagggagagggagggagggggagaggagcaggGTTGGATCAGTGTGgttccagacacagacacacagccaAGGAGCCACAGTATCGGCCGTCCTCCTGTTTTGTACTCACCCCTGGAAACGCCACGCCACCCCCCAATAATACACGTCAGtcccacagcgcagaaacaggcccttcggcccaacttgcccacactgaccaacatgtcccgtctacactgcctgcgtttggcccgcatccctctaaacccgtcctgtccatgtacctgtccaggtgtcttttaaatgctgttatagtacctgcctcttataccccctccagcagctcgttccatacacccaccaccctccctatgaagaggttgcccctcaggttcctgttaatacttccccccctcaccttaatatgtcctatgttgaaagactggagcgactaggcttgtatacactggaatttagaaggatgagaagggatcttatcgaaacgcataagctcttaaggatagcggagtcagggggtatggggagaaggcaggaacggggtactgattgagaatgatcagccatgatcacattgaatggtggtgctggctcgaagggccgaatagcctactcctgcacctattgtctattgtctatctcggagaaaacccacgcaagtcacggggagaacgtacaaactccgtacagacagcacccgtgatcgggatggaacccgggtctccggcgctgcattcgctgtaaggcagcaactctaccgctgcgccaccgtgcagccctctgCAGAGTGCAGGGGCAGCCCGTACAGCGAGCATCTCCTCGCCTACCTTGGCCAGTGCTTTTGCCATGTCGAACGTCCCCACCGTGTCCATGTTAGCCGCGATGATGGGAATACCGCTGTACGTTCCCTTGGAGTTACGGAACACAAATTCCCGCTTTAAATCcacctgtgggagggggggttagggggggaagcgtggggaggggaggggagggatcgcAACAAGAGAACACAACAGGAATTTAGttgaggaaggaattgcagacgcctgtttaaaccaaagatggacacaaaatgctggagtaactcagcgggacgggcagcatctctggagagaaggaatgggtgacgtttcgggtcgggtcccttggaTTTAgatacacagcgcggaaacaggcccttcgccccaccgggtccgcgccgaccagcgatccccgcacattaacactatcctacacccactagggacaattttttacatttacccagtcaattaacctacaaacctgtacgtctttggagtgtgggaggaaaccgaagatctcggagaaaacccacgcaggtcacggggagaacgtacaaactccgtacagacggcgcccgtagtcaggatcgaacctgagtctctggcgctgcattcgctgtaaggcagcaactctaccgctgcgccaccgtgctgccattagTCATAGACCCTTAGTCATAGatcactttcagtttagtttattgtcacgttattGTCACTGAGGAACAATGAAAGACAAAatgcgattacaatcgagccatttacagtgaaaagatacgtgataagggaatagacaataggtcaggaggaggccattcggcccttcgagccagcaccgccattcaatgtgatcatggctgatcattctcaatcagtaccccgttcctgccttctccccataccccctgactccgctatccttaagagctctatctagctctctcttgaatgcattcgaagaattggcctccactgccttctgaggcagagaattccacagatttacaactctctgactgaaaacgtttttcctcaactccgttctaaatggcttaccccttattcttaaactgtacgacggaataacgtttagtgcagggaaaagccagcaaagtccgatcaaagatagtccgagggtctccgatgaggtagatggtagttcaggactgctctctggttgtggtaggatggttcagttgcctgataacagctgggaagaaactgcccctgaatctggaggtgtgcgttttcacacttctgtaccttttgtctgatgggaggggggggtggggggaaggggagaagagagactGGCCAGTGTgcgacagtcccttcggcccaacttgcccacactggccaacatgtcccatctacacttgtcccaactgcctgcgtttggtccaaatcactccatacctgtcttatccatgtacctgtctgtttcttaaatgttgggatagttcctgcctaaactacctcctctggcagctcgttcaatacaaccaccaccctttatgtgaaaaagcttTCGctcgggtccctattaaatcttttccccttcacctgaaaccgatgtcctctggtcctcgattcccctacactgggcaagagactatgcatttgccagatctattcctctcatgattttatacattattacaagatcctcctgcgctccagggaatagagttccagcctgctcaacctctccctgtagctcacaccctctagtcctggaaacatccttgtaaatcttctctgtaccctgtccagcttgataacatctttgctATGGCTAAGTGTGCTCGGCACATCCCCAACGACTCTCAAAGCATTTTAAATGGGATCCATCACaccaaaaccaacctcccttccattgactccatctgcacctcacactGCCCTCGGcaagtcctctcaccaactagagggcGATCCTGACCcaccatctttaatcagacttcaccttgcactaaaatggtaattccctttatcatgtatctgtaaactgtggacggcttgattgtaatcatgtattgtcttttcgctgactggttagcacacaacaaacgaCCTCCTCTCCCCCAACCCAGAACGGGCAGGGAAACACCCCATTGACCTTCACGGAAGCCAGCTTCCAGAAACATCCGGAAACGGCGGCAAGGAGACAGGCGGAGCGCGGTTTCCCGGACTGGGACACAAGGACGGACCGGCGTGCAGCTGAATCGGCCGCTCTGGCGGTCGGCGGAATCTTCTGGAGGGGCTGGTGATGACCTGATGTGGCGGCCACCGTGCCCCTTCCTCCTGAGGCATTCTGGGAAGGCGGAGGGACGCCAAGCGTGCGTTATACCTCGCTGCGGCTTTTCAGCGTGCTGCGCTTGGGCCGCAGCAAGACATCCTTGAAGTCGAGCTTGATGTCGTTGTCTATTCGTGGCATCTTGGTTTGGCCCTTTGCAGGCTTTGGCTTTGGAGGGACAAAATGGCTTCCCCTTCTTCTACTTCTTTCCCCTCCGCCTTCTCCTCCTCGTCGTCACGTGACCGGGTGGCGACCGTTGGGGGGCTGCGGCCACGTGATGGCcgcggtggggtgggggtggtggtctcGAGCCGCCTTCCACACTGGGCCTGCGCGTCACcgtcaccgccgccgccgccgctggaTGATGGGGGTAAACGGCGCGAGTACGCATGCGCCCCGACGTCACCCACCGGCCAACCACAGCCCGCGCCGCGCACGCCGGGAGATGTAGTCCCTTCCGCCCGCCCGTCCGCCGCCATGTTAGAGGAGCGTACGTCGGACAACAACTCCCAGAACCGCGCGCAACTGGCCAATGTCACTCACCCGCCAACCAGCGCCCGTCCGCCGCTGCCCCGCGACGCACGCCGGGAGATGtagtccccttcccccccgcccGTCCGCCGCCATGTTAGAGGAGCGTACGTTGGACAACAACTCCCAGAACCGCGCGCGACGGGCCAATGTCACTCACCCGCCAACCAGCGCCCGTCTTCCGCCGCCCCGCGACGCACGCCGGGAGATATAGTCCCAACTCCCCCCCCATGTTGGAGGAGCGAAttcggactacaactcccagaacCGCGCCCTACTGGCTAATGTCACTCAAACGCCAACCAGCGCTCGTCCGCTGCCGCCCCTGCGACGCGCGGTGCACGCCGGGAGATGTAGTCCCTAATCCCCCATGTTAGAGGAGCTAAATCGGACTACAACTCCCTGAACTGCGCGCGACTGGCCAATGTCACTCACCCGCCAACCAGCGCCCGTCCGCCACCACCCCCGCGACGCGCGGTGCACGGCGGGAGATGTAGTCCTATTCCCCCACCGCCGCCATGTTAGAGCAGCGCCCGTAAACTACAACCTCCACAGAGCCGCTCGCGAACGCCCAATGTCCCTCCAGACCGAACACTTTTCGGACCGGGGACTAACAATCGGGactgaatttgtttttgtttttttactgGAAGTTGTTTCCACAACGGTCGGTGTGGAGACAGTGAACTCCGTCGGGCAGGGAGAGGGCGAGGGCGAGGGTGAGGGGGTCCGGGCCAGCGCGACGCGACCCCGGATGTGattgagcggcggcggcggcggcggcgggtggAGAGGATCGAGGATGCTGATCAAAGTGAAGGTGATggcggcgcccccccccccacccacagacacacacagccccccccccacccaccctctcccggtGCGCGCCCTCCTGCATCCCGCCCGCCCGCGGGGGCGCGGAGAGAAAGGAGGTGCGCATCCCCCTTTCCCCGGTGCGCGTTCCCCTCTCTGTCCGCTAGTGCGCGCCCCCCCATCCACGGCGAGTACGCGCCCCCTCTCCTTGCGGGTgagcgaccccccccccaccccaccccaccccgctgtcccgcagagagtgggggtggtgggggaagagcgCACCCCACATTCCCCAGTGCGGGTAAACGCACCCCCTCGCAACCCCTCTCCGCcatctgtctccccccccccagttaTGCACttcaccccccaaccccaaccccccccagttATGCACttcaccccccaaccccaaccccaaccccccccagttATGCACttcaccccccaaccccaaccccaaccccccccagttATGCACttcaccccccaaccccaaccccccccagttATGCACttcaccccccaaccccaaccccccccagttATGCACTTCACCCCCCCCAGTTATGCActtcacacccccccccaaccccaaccccccccagttatgcacttcaccccttccccccaccccagttatgcacttcaccccttccccccaccccagttatgcacttcaccccttccccccaccccagttatgcacttcaccccttccccccaccccggttatgcacttcaccccccccccttagGTATGTCCCGCAACCCGCCTCCGCCatctgcgccccccccccccaccccagttatgcacttcaccccttcccacccccttatGGActtcaccccttcccaccccctcatgCACTTCACCCCTTCTCTCCACGCCTCTGGTTATGCACttcacccctttccccaccccccccccccaatgggtACATGTCCCATCTCGCActgccctcaacccccccccccccagtggggACGCACTCCATACCCCCCCCTGGTATGTCCCCATTACCCTCTTCCCCCTGGACACCCAGACTTTTCAACCCTTCCCTCAAATACCCTCCCCCACGTAACTGTCTATCATCAAACAACTACCACTCACccagcattctctgcctcagaaagaccATCCCCCAGCTAACaaggatctattctacattttccttgatctccattacctttgccctgttttcacaccttcactctTTCTTATCTATCTTCttccccccctgacgtcagtctgaacaagggtctcaagggccacagtttaagaataaggggtcggccatttagaacggagacgaggaaaaactttttcagtcagagagttgtgaatctgtggaattctctgcctcagaaggcagtggaggccaattttctgaatgcattcaagagagagctggatagagctcttaaggatagcggagtcagggggtatggggagaaggcaggaacggggtactgattgagaatgatcagccgtgatcacattgaatggtggtgctggctcgaagggccgaatggcctcctcctgtacctatttattcacaaaatgctggagtaactcagcaggtcaggcagcatctcgggagggaaggaatgggcgacgtttcgggtcgagacccttcttcagacatctcgacctgaaacgtcgcccattccttctctcccgagatgctgcctgacctgctgagttagtccagcattttgtgaataaatacctttgatttgtaccagcatctgtagttattttcttatactgtacctattgtctattgaaacgtcacccattctttctttccagagatactacctgtcccactgagttactccaacattttgtgtctttgttaatacgatacatgattgcaatcaggccgcccacaatgtacagatacaggaaaaaaggggaataacgtttgtatggttctttattgtcacatgtactgaggtacagtgaacatatATTGTGAATGTACCCATTCCCATACACATTACAATGAAGAAAATGCTCCTTGATGATAGAACTTTGGCTCGAAAAGATCGTTTACACGTTCCCTCCAACTACCATTCTACATTGGTGTCCTTACAAGTGGTTATGTCATTTGGTTAACCTTTTCTCAAACTGAGTCCACCAGCTATTTTCGCCAATATTTGTTCAAGAacttatgatgagtgtttgatgtcAATGGGCTTTTATTCGCTGgactagtgaaaggcccggatagaatggatgtggagaggaagtttccgttATtgggagtctgggaccagaggtcatagcctcagaattaaaggatgttcctttaggaaggtgatgagaagggatttttttagtcagggggtggaattctttgccacaaacggctgtggagaccaagtcaatggatatttttaaagccgagatagatagattcccgattagtacaggtgtcaggggttacggggagaaggcaggagaatggggttaggagggagagatagatctgtcatgattgaatggtggggtggactcgatgggtcgaatagcCTCATTCTTGCTTTTCCTTTTCAGACGCTGActgggaaggagattgagatcgACATTGAGCCCACGGACAAGGTGAGCCAGATCTTGGCCTTCCGTCGTAAGGACCAGAACCGCTggaagccattcggccttttACCTCTGCCTTCCcccatgttcataagttccaggagcagaatttggccatttaatcgtggctgatctacctttccctctcaaccccattctcctgccttctccccataacccctgacacccgcactaatccagaacctatctctgccttaaaaatacccactgacttggcctcaacagccttctgtggcaattaattccacagattcaccaccctctgactaaagaaattcctcctcatctccttcctaatggcatgtccttttattctgagccctctggtcctagactctcccactagtggaaacatcctctccacatccactctcagaattaaagaacgttcctttgggaaggagacgaggaggaattactttagtcagagggaggtaaaTCTggggaactcactgccacagaaggccgtggatattttagatttttagatttagatttagatttagagatacagcgcggaaacaggcccttcggcccaccgagtccgagccgcccagcgatccccgcacattaacactatcctacacacactagggacattttttacatattacccagtcaattaacctacatacctgtacgtctttggagtgtgggaggaaaccgaagatctcggagaaaacccaagcaggtcacggggagaacgtacaaactccgtacagacggcgcccgtagtcaggatcgaacctgagtctccggcgctgcattcgctgtaaggcagcaattctactgctgcgccatcgtgccgccggtggaaatctgtggaactcactgccacagaaggccgtggatattttaaagaccgagataaatagattcttgacttgtacgggtgtcaggggttatggggcgaaggcaggagaacagtgttgggagggaaagatagatcaggctaattctgctcttatcacttataaactcaccaccctatgtgtgtaaacaaaaaagaaaagaaaaaaaagtaggCCTTCGGGTTAAAtctccccctcgccttaaacctatgtcctctgcttctcgattcccctattctgggcaagagactctgtgtatctacccgatctattcctttcatgattttgtacacctttataagattgccccacatcctcctgtgctccaaggaatagcctgTTCAaccgagctgttcccaaaccagactgtgatgttgccggacaggatgctctctacagccccagagtagaagcattgaaggatcctcagagacactctgaatttctggagagaaggaatgggtgacgtttcggatcgagatcgagtctaaagaagggtctcaatccaaagcgtcacccattccttctccccagagatgctgcctgcccctccgagttactccagccttttgtgtctagcaTCGGTTCCTACTtgtgcaattttactgaagctatttagcctacaaatctgtttagacaatagacaataggtgcaggaggaggccatttggcccttcgagccattcaatgtgatcatggctgatcattctcaatcagtaccccgttcctgccttctccccataccccctgactccgctatccttaagagctctatctagctctctcttgaatgcattcagagaattggcctccactgccttctgaggcagagaattccacagattcacaactctctgactgaaaaagtttttcctcatctcagttctaaatggccgaccccttattcttaaactgtggcccgttgttctggacttcccccaacattgggaacctgtttcctgcctctaacgtgtccaaccccttaataatcgtatacgtttcgataagatctctcatccttctaaattccagtgtatacaagcctagtcgttccagtctttcaacatatgacagtcccgccattccgggaattaacctaaaacctacgctgcacgccctcaatagcaagaatatccttcctcaaatttggagaccaaaactgcacacagtactccaggtgcggtctcactagggccctatacaactgcagaaggacctctttgttcctatactcaactcctcttgttatgaaggccaacattccattggctttcttcactgcctgctgtacctgcatgcttcctttcagtgactgatgcactaggacacccagatctcgttgtacatccccttttcctaacttgacaccattcagataatactctgccttcttattcttaccaccaaagtggataaccccacacttatccacatcaaactgcatctgccatgcatctgcccactcacacaacctgtccaagtcacctgtccaagaaggcaggagaatgaggttgcgaaggagagatggatcagccatggttgaatggcggagaagacttcataaggtcataagtgataggtgcagaatttaggccagtcggcccatcgagtctactccgccattcaatcatggctgatctatctctccctcccaaccccattctcctgccttctccccgtaacccctgacacccgcactaatcaagaatctatccacccctgcctgaaaaatatccactgattcggcctccacagccttatgtggcagagaatcccacagattcaccgtcccCTGGctgaagaagttccccctcatctccttcctgaaggaacgtcctttaattctgaggctgtgccctctggtcccagactctcccactagtggaaacgtcctccccACATCCCTCGGTGTATGGAGGTGACTTGTGACCTCTCTgtttctccatcccccccccccacacccccccttcgcaaccctcccctctctcccactcccctcccctctttcccccccccccacaccccctccttctGTCCGGGCAGGTGGAGAGGATCAAAGAGCGCGTGGAGGAGAAAGAGGGGATCCCCCCACAACAGCAGCGCCTCATCTACAGCGGCAAACAgatgtgagtgagggggggaggggaggaagttggggggaagggggagagatttgtggagggggggaggagaagggggagagatttgtggggggaggagatgtggagggggtgaggtgtgggATGTTCGGTGGGGGTTTATATACAGAATAACAGATCccttggcagcacggtggtgcagcggtagagttactgccttacagcgccagagacccgggttccatcctgactttgtgtgtcgtctttacggagtttgtaccttctccccatgaccgcgtgggttttctctgggtgctctggtttccacccacactccaaagatgtgcaggttaattggcttctgtaaaaaaattgtaaatcgcccctagtgtgtgtaggatagtgctaatgtgcaggttgatcgccgggcggcacggactcggtgggccgaaaggcctgtttccatgctgtatccctaaagtatcCATTGcataagtccagaaccaggggccacagtttaagaataaggggtatgccatttagaacggagatgaggaaaaactttttcagtcagagttgtgaatctgtggaattctctgcctcagaaggcagtggtggtcaattatatcatatcatatcatatcatatatatacagccggaaacaggccttttcggccctccaagtccgtgccgcccagtgatccccgtacattaacactatcctacacacactagggacaatttttacatttacccagccaattaacctacatacctgtacgtctctgaatgcattcaagagagagctagatagagctcttaaggatagtggagtcaggaggtatgtggaaaaggcaggaacgggtactgattgagaatgatcagccacattcacattgaatggcggtgctggctcgaagggccgaatggcctcctcctgcacctattgtctattgtctaagtatcgtccagaggacataggtttaaggtgagggggggggtggggaagatttaatatgaaccggaGGCGTAACGATTTCACGGAAGGGTGGGtggtatacggaacgagctgccggaagaggtagttgaggcatgaactatcccaacatttaagaaacatttggacgggtacatggataggacaggtgtggagggattatgggccaaacgcaggcaggtgggactagtataaatggggcatgttggtcggtgtgggcaagttgggccgaagggcctgtttccacaatgtatctccaaagtaaaagcTCGGCGGTGGGACAAGATGGACCTCGATTAacacccctccttctcccccccccccccctcccccttcccacctcagGAACGATGAGAAGACAGCAGCAGACTACAAGATACAAGGCGGCTCTGTACTGCATCTGGTCCTGGCCTTGAGAGGAGGGTGTCTATGACCGACATTGAACACCGTGccgtggagaggaggggaggggggaggtaaccCATCCCCCAACcggcacacccctccctccctcccttcctctccgctCAACCCCACTCGCCAGGATAAGCAGCGTCTGCCGGCGTTTACTACCATTCTTCATTCAGTCGATGTGCGTTGACGTTTATTTCCCCCCCTCACCGCGTTATATACACGCGCGCCCacctctttctcttcccccctccctctcttcccctctccccccccccccagagagcCTTGGAGCGTGTTCAGCTTCATCCCTGATCCCATCTcccgcaaccccccccccatcagaaTGCACAGGGAGGTTTGTTAAGGGGGGGTGGGCAGTTGTGTTTTCACCTCGGGTCAAGAGAAACCAAACATTAAACTGACTGTGTTGTGCTTCCTTGATTCTGCcatcttgttgcttttcattcAATGGCAGTCGGCGGgcggcaggcacggtggcgcagcggtagagttgctgccttgcagcgaatgcagtgccggagacccgggttccatcccgactacgggcgctgtctgcacggagtttgtacgttcttcgtgggttttctccgagatcttccgtttcctcccacactccaaagacgtacaggcttgtaggttaattggcttggtaaatgtacaaattgtccctagtgggtgtaggatagtgttaatgtgcggggatcgctggtcaatagacaatgggtgcaggagtaggccattcggcccttcgagccagcaccaccattcaatgcgatcatgactgatcattctcaatcagtaccccgttcctgccttcttctcccccataccccctgactccgctatccttaagagctctatctagctctctcttgaatgcattcagagaattggcctccactgccttctgaggcagtgaattccaacgAATtggacgcggacccggtgggccgaaagggcctgtttccgtgctgtatcactaaactaagtcAACAGCGCTTATTATTGTCGCATATGTTCATTGTTAACACGgggaaattattttcttttgatgtttatttttttaatttttaatttaattaattacagtgcattataacgacaacagtaaaccccatccctccccttccctacataatcatgaaaacaaacaaacaaaaacaaacaaataaataaattaaaataatttttttttaaaaacatgaccACAATGTGGCAAAAAAGACAACAGGACAAAA encodes the following:
- the LOC144601062 gene encoding ubiquitin-like protein NEDD8, giving the protein MLIKVKTLTGKEIEIDIEPTDKVERIKERVEEKEGIPPQQQRLIYSGKQMNDEKTAADYKIQGGSVLHLVLALRGGCL